A DNA window from Flavobacterium sp. contains the following coding sequences:
- a CDS encoding PIG-L family deacetylase, whose product MFESLRNKKIMIVVAHPDDELLGLGATFHKLIKEYNVQTHVVILGEGITSRSDTRDVNVWEKELSIHRENIKKAQLAIGYHSTSIYDFPDNRFDSVALLDIVKTIEKEKSLFNPDVIFTHHGGDVNIDHQRTFESVITSCRPMKNEKVKVIITFETPSGTEWRSSTDPRHFLPNLFFSVSEEDINAKIKGMESYEFERREYPHPRSPEALRIQAQRWGIVIGNNFAEAFCLVRSIN is encoded by the coding sequence ATGTTCGAATCTTTAAGAAATAAAAAAATAATGATTGTTGTTGCACATCCTGATGATGAATTACTAGGATTAGGAGCTACATTTCATAAATTAATAAAGGAATATAATGTTCAGACTCATGTTGTAATCCTGGGAGAAGGAATAACATCAAGATCAGATACAAGAGATGTAAATGTATGGGAGAAAGAATTATCCATTCATCGAGAAAATATAAAAAAAGCTCAATTAGCTATTGGTTATCACAGTACAAGTATTTATGATTTTCCAGATAATCGTTTTGATTCAGTAGCTTTGCTTGATATAGTAAAAACCATTGAAAAAGAAAAGAGTCTTTTTAATCCAGATGTAATTTTTACACATCATGGTGGAGATGTAAATATTGATCATCAAAGAACTTTTGAATCTGTTATAACTTCTTGCAGACCAATGAAAAATGAAAAAGTTAAAGTCATAATAACTTTTGAAACTCCTTCAGGGACAGAATGGAGATCTTCTACAGATCCGAGACATTTTTTGCCAAATTTATTTTTTAGTGTATCAGAGGAAGATATTAATGCAAAAATTAAAGGAATGGAAAGTTACGAATTTGAACGTAGAGAATATCCACATCCTCGTTCACCAGAAGCATTACGAATTCAAGCTCAAAGATGGGGAATAGTTATAGGTAATAATTTTGCAGAAGCTTTTTGTTTAGTAAGATCAATAAATTAG
- a CDS encoding formyltransferase family protein, producing MFRYLILSEKSWHKELFSNLEVFFSNDKWFMIDSKKDFNLDNLKKINPTKIFIPHWSHIIPKEIFDKYECIVFHMTDLPFGRGGSPLQNLIVRGYKSTKISALRVEEGLDTGDIYLKAPLELYGTASEIFLRASGIIENMIFDIINNKIVAKPQVGEVVEFKRRKKEDSNLILLNELQEVYDYIRMLDCEGYPNGYIETNNLKFEFDNASFDETQEIIKANVRIFKK from the coding sequence ATGTTTAGATATTTAATTCTGTCAGAAAAAAGCTGGCACAAAGAGCTTTTTAGTAATCTAGAAGTTTTTTTTAGCAATGATAAATGGTTTATGATTGATTCAAAAAAAGATTTTAATCTTGACAATTTAAAAAAAATTAATCCAACCAAAATTTTTATTCCACATTGGTCACATATTATACCAAAGGAAATATTTGATAAATATGAATGTATTGTTTTTCATATGACAGATCTTCCATTTGGAAGAGGTGGTAGTCCCTTGCAGAATTTAATTGTTAGAGGTTATAAATCAACCAAAATATCTGCTTTGAGAGTAGAAGAAGGACTAGATACAGGAGATATTTATTTAAAAGCCCCTCTAGAGTTGTATGGTACAGCATCTGAAATTTTTCTTCGTGCGTCAGGAATAATCGAAAATATGATTTTTGATATTATAAATAACAAAATTGTTGCAAAACCACAAGTTGGCGAGGTGGTTGAATTTAAAAGAAGAAAAAAAGAGGATAGTAATTTGATTTTATTAAATGAACTACAAGAAGTATATGATTATATTAGGATGCTTGATTGTGAAGGTTATCCAAATGGATATATAGAAACAAATAATTTAAAATTTGAGTTTGATAACGCCAGTTTTGATGAAACTCAAGAAATAATAAAGGCCAATGTTCGAATCTTTAAGAAATAA